The genomic interval TGTGCTCTTCCGATCTGCCTAACTCAGCAGGACTTGGAAAATATAGAGGCGGGTTAGGGCAGAAGTTTAGCTTTAAGAATGTGGGTGAACATCCCTTGAATATATCAGTAGTCAGCGAAAAAACTCAGACCGTAGCAAAAGGCCTTTTAGGCGGCGAAGATGGTCAAATGGGTGCTATTGAAATTATTCCGGAACGGGATTTCCCGCCGAAAGGACTGGATAAAATTTACCCGGGAGAAGAA from Moorena sp. SIOASIH carries:
- a CDS encoding hydantoinase B/oxoprolinase family protein, with amino-acid sequence CSSDLPNSAGLGKYRGGLGQKFSFKNVGEHPLNISVVSEKTQTVAKGLLGGEDGQMGAIEIIPERDFPPKGLDKIYPGEELIFTLPGGAGYGDVADRSQQLIEQDRQLGYID